In the Gemmatimonadota bacterium genome, one interval contains:
- a CDS encoding cytochrome oxidase subunit III: MRRLDTVAHAATAPAPGEIDEHHWTATGLNSRKVAIWAFIGSECLFFASLISTYLVYRGKSLVGPLPHEESQCMLHGKMQACDPIFSIPLVTFGTAVLLFSSFFVVLALNGAQRGDRKALLTWLTATVICGLFFIGMQVYEFNHFYHKGLGYSTNLFGSTFYTLTGFHGAHVTLGGIWLTTMLILAVRGKVPPEKSLNLEMAALYWHFVDVVWIVIFPVVYLMR, translated from the coding sequence ATTCGGAGACTAGATACCGTGGCTCACGCTGCTACTGCCCCCGCCCCTGGCGAAATCGACGAGCACCACTGGACCGCAACCGGCCTCAACAGCCGGAAGGTGGCGATTTGGGCCTTCATCGGCTCCGAATGCCTGTTCTTCGCTTCCCTGATCTCGACCTACCTCGTGTACCGCGGGAAGAGCCTGGTCGGGCCGCTTCCGCATGAGGAGTCGCAGTGCATGCTGCACGGGAAGATGCAGGCCTGCGACCCGATCTTCTCGATTCCTTTGGTGACCTTCGGCACCGCGGTCCTCCTGTTCAGTTCCTTCTTCGTCGTGCTGGCGCTGAACGGTGCCCAGCGGGGCGACCGGAAAGCGCTGCTGACCTGGCTCACGGCCACGGTGATCTGCGGCTTGTTCTTCATCGGGATGCAGGTCTACGAGTTCAATCATTTCTACCACAAGGGACTCGGGTACAGTACCAATCTGTTCGGCTCGACCTTCTACACGCTGACCGGATTTCATGGCGCCCACGTGACCCTTGGCGGCATTTGGCTCACGACCATGTTGATCCTGGCGGTTCGCGGCAAGGTGCCGCCCGAGAAGTCGCTCAATCTGGAGATGGCCGCGCTCTACTGGCACTTCGTCGACGTGGTCTGGATCGTGATCTTCCCCGTCGTCTACCTGATGCGCTAA
- the coxB gene encoding cytochrome c oxidase subunit II: MQARLCPHNLDANRMDSRPVRAWRAWLARALGLGLLVFVAACAKDYPQTTLAPASDITRMIDSLFRTTFWWAAAVFVLVEGALVYALWRFRAKPNDPKPEQSHGNTTIEIAWTVIPAIILVFIAIPTVRTIFKTSLPAPNPEVEVEVIGHQWWWEYRYPKLGVVTANELVVPQGKMVGLRMWSADVLHSFWSPQLASKRDVFPIFSKTKFKKVNPLWFTADTVGDYTGQCAELCGIQHARMGLRVIVKSQADFDQWVVASRVGSPLVNGAKVDPGLDSAWKTDTIHTKGQAAFLAGGCISCHAMVGTPLAGALKLRGPNLSHLGARTTIGANMYENTPTNLARWLRDPQGMKQGSHMILPRPLTETEITALVAYLRMHK; encoded by the coding sequence ATGCAGGCTCGGCTCTGTCCCCACAATTTGGACGCAAACCGCATGGATAGTCGCCCCGTACGCGCGTGGCGCGCGTGGCTGGCTCGGGCCCTCGGGCTCGGACTTTTGGTGTTTGTGGCGGCCTGCGCGAAGGACTACCCGCAGACCACTCTCGCTCCGGCATCCGACATCACCCGGATGATCGACAGCCTGTTCCGCACCACGTTCTGGTGGGCGGCCGCGGTGTTTGTCCTGGTGGAAGGCGCGTTGGTGTATGCCCTCTGGCGGTTCCGGGCCAAGCCGAACGATCCGAAGCCGGAGCAGAGCCACGGTAACACCACGATCGAGATTGCCTGGACCGTGATTCCCGCCATCATCCTGGTCTTTATCGCGATTCCGACCGTTCGAACCATCTTCAAGACCTCATTGCCGGCCCCGAACCCCGAGGTTGAGGTTGAGGTCATCGGCCATCAGTGGTGGTGGGAATACCGGTATCCGAAGCTCGGCGTCGTGACCGCCAATGAGTTGGTGGTGCCCCAGGGCAAGATGGTGGGGCTTCGGATGTGGAGCGCGGATGTGCTCCACAGCTTCTGGTCGCCGCAGTTGGCGTCGAAGCGCGATGTCTTCCCGATCTTCTCCAAGACCAAGTTCAAGAAGGTCAACCCGCTCTGGTTTACGGCCGACACGGTCGGCGACTACACGGGGCAGTGTGCCGAGCTCTGCGGGATTCAACATGCCCGGATGGGCCTTCGGGTCATCGTCAAGAGCCAAGCGGATTTTGATCAATGGGTTGTCGCCAGCCGAGTCGGGTCGCCGCTGGTGAACGGGGCCAAGGTCGATCCCGGGCTCGACAGCGCCTGGAAGACCGACACCATTCACACCAAGGGTCAGGCGGCGTTCCTTGCCGGAGGTTGCATCAGCTGCCACGCGATGGTCGGGACTCCGCTCGCCGGGGCGCTGAAGCTCCGGGGCCCGAATCTGAGCCACCTTGGCGCCCGCACCACGATCGGCGCCAACATGTACGAGAACACTCCGACCAACTTGGCGAGGTGGCTTCGGGATCCCCAGGGCATGAAGCAGGGAAGTCACATGATTCTTCCGCGCCCGTTGACTGAAACGGAGATTACGGCCTTGGTGGCCTATCTCCGCATGCACAAGTAA
- a CDS encoding co-chaperone GroES, which translates to MDFPPKKILVVGDRVLITPNDGEERTRVGLYLPATAIDTQQVQSGLIVATGQGDPVADLSTFDEEPWRAMEKTPRFRPMQARVGDQAIFFRKAAVEISFEDKKYLVVPQAAILVLVRDEIPI; encoded by the coding sequence ATGGATTTTCCCCCAAAGAAGATTCTGGTCGTGGGCGATCGGGTCCTCATCACCCCGAACGACGGAGAAGAGCGGACCCGGGTCGGACTCTACCTGCCGGCCACCGCCATCGACACCCAGCAGGTCCAGAGCGGACTGATCGTCGCGACCGGCCAGGGCGACCCGGTGGCCGACCTCTCGACCTTCGATGAGGAGCCGTGGCGCGCCATGGAAAAGACCCCCCGCTTCCGCCCGATGCAGGCCCGGGTCGGCGACCAGGCGATCTTCTTCCGCAAAGCGGCGGTCGAAATCAGCTTCGAAGACAAGAAGTACCTGGTGGTGCCGCAGGCCGCCATTCTGGTGCTGGTGCGCGACGAGATCCCAATCTAG
- a CDS encoding transcription elongation factor GreA — protein MIQEMREKLGKEIEALSHELTVTLPQAIATAVAMGDLRENSEYKAALERQQLVQARLGQLHLRLSQLAQLANTEAPTDRVGLGSKVTVTDLETDETETFHLVLAEMMDIDAGHISLMSPLGRALVDRKVGEEVSLRLPTMSRKLRLIELITVHQTK, from the coding sequence ATGATCCAGGAAATGCGGGAAAAACTTGGCAAGGAGATCGAGGCGTTGAGCCATGAGCTCACCGTCACCTTGCCCCAGGCCATCGCCACCGCCGTCGCGATGGGCGACCTCCGCGAGAACTCGGAATACAAGGCCGCCCTCGAGCGTCAACAACTGGTCCAGGCCCGCCTCGGGCAATTGCATCTTCGCCTGTCCCAACTGGCCCAGCTCGCTAATACCGAAGCCCCGACCGACCGGGTCGGCCTCGGGTCGAAGGTCACCGTCACCGACCTCGAAACCGACGAAACCGAGACCTTCCATCTGGTCTTGGCCGAGATGATGGACATCGATGCCGGCCACATCTCCCTGATGTCACCCCTCGGCCGGGCCCTGGTAGACCGGAAGGTGGGGGAGGAAGTGTCCCTCCGCCTGCCAACCATGTCCCGCAAGCTCCGGCTGATCGAATTGATTACCGTCCACCAGACGAAGTAG
- a CDS encoding cytochrome C oxidase subunit IV yields MHAHATEGHAAGDHSHPTPALYLKVAVVLFVLTALEVLAYEVGRRPTWPLHALVEPLVVPILLILSAAKFALVAMFYMHLKQDSKLFTNLFVWPIILAAAVIMGLIVLEILWLKASF; encoded by the coding sequence ATGCACGCTCATGCAACAGAGGGACACGCTGCCGGGGATCACTCTCATCCGACCCCGGCGTTGTACCTCAAGGTGGCGGTGGTGCTCTTTGTCCTCACCGCCCTCGAGGTTCTGGCGTACGAAGTAGGCCGTCGGCCAACCTGGCCCCTGCATGCGCTGGTCGAGCCGCTGGTCGTGCCGATCCTGCTGATTCTGTCGGCGGCCAAGTTCGCGCTGGTGGCCATGTTCTACATGCACTTGAAACAGGACTCGAAGTTGTTCACCAACCTCTTCGTCTGGCCGATCATCCTGGCGGCGGCGGTTATCATGGGGTTGATTGTACTCGAGATCCTTT
- the ctaD gene encoding cytochrome c oxidase subunit I translates to MATSVLEHRAPATAHNFPKTGLWSWITTVDHKRIGILYGATAFIFFLLGGVEALILRLQLMGPNGKLVDPDTYNALFTMHGTTMIFLGVMPLSAAFFNYFIPIQIGARDVAFPRLNAFSYWVFLLGGIFINVSFLVGAPPDGGWFGYANLTSSRVMEATAAAPSPGMNIDFWVIGLQILGIASIAAALNFFVTIVNLRAPGMKLLRMPMFVWMSFVVQVLLLLAFPVITVALVYLMMDRNFGSSFFMPDGGGDPIMWQHLFWIFGHPEVYILILPAFGIASEVLPVFSRKPLFGYTAMVFSGIFIGFVGFGVWSHHMFATGMGPFADTFFSLATMVIAIPTGVKIFNWIGTMWGGSLRYTSAMMFSIAMVALFIIGGLSGVMHASPPADLQQTDTYFIVAHFHYVLFGGSIFGLTSGAYYWWPKMFGRLLDEGLGKVHFWLMFVGMNVTFFPMHILGLNGMPRRVYTYPEGLNFEFWNQIETVGAFLIAAAFLVFIVNIIKTWMGPANAPADPWHGATLEWSIPSPPQEFNFPKLPVVGSSMPQWDARRAAGGHLPEPALVSGADIPMPNPSYWPLVTAIGVNLVLGSLLFVRLWPHWWMATIASALLLFVGAFKWAFEPTGH, encoded by the coding sequence ATGGCTACCTCGGTACTCGAGCACCGCGCGCCCGCGACGGCGCACAATTTTCCCAAGACCGGGTTGTGGAGCTGGATCACGACGGTCGACCACAAGCGGATCGGCATTCTCTATGGCGCCACCGCGTTCATCTTCTTTCTCCTCGGCGGCGTTGAAGCCCTGATCCTGCGGCTCCAGTTGATGGGGCCGAACGGCAAGTTGGTCGATCCGGATACCTACAACGCGCTCTTCACGATGCACGGCACCACCATGATCTTCTTGGGTGTGATGCCGCTGAGTGCCGCCTTCTTCAACTACTTCATCCCGATCCAGATTGGGGCCCGGGACGTGGCGTTTCCGCGGCTCAACGCCTTCAGTTACTGGGTGTTCCTGCTGGGCGGCATCTTCATCAACGTCAGCTTTCTGGTGGGCGCGCCGCCCGATGGGGGGTGGTTCGGCTATGCCAACCTGACCAGCAGCCGGGTCATGGAAGCCACCGCCGCCGCGCCGTCGCCGGGCATGAACATCGACTTCTGGGTTATTGGCCTGCAAATCCTCGGCATCGCATCCATTGCCGCGGCCCTCAATTTCTTCGTGACGATCGTCAACCTCCGGGCGCCGGGCATGAAGCTGCTCCGGATGCCGATGTTCGTTTGGATGAGCTTCGTCGTCCAAGTGCTGTTGCTGCTCGCCTTCCCGGTCATCACGGTGGCGTTGGTGTACCTGATGATGGACCGGAACTTCGGGTCGAGCTTCTTCATGCCAGATGGCGGCGGCGATCCGATCATGTGGCAGCACTTGTTCTGGATTTTCGGCCACCCGGAAGTGTACATCCTGATCTTGCCGGCCTTCGGGATTGCGTCGGAGGTGCTGCCGGTTTTTTCCCGGAAGCCGCTGTTCGGATACACCGCCATGGTGTTCTCGGGCATCTTCATCGGGTTCGTCGGCTTCGGGGTCTGGAGCCATCACATGTTCGCGACCGGCATGGGGCCGTTTGCCGACACGTTTTTTTCGCTCGCGACGATGGTGATCGCGATCCCGACCGGGGTCAAGATCTTCAACTGGATCGGGACCATGTGGGGCGGGTCGCTCCGGTACACCTCGGCGATGATGTTTTCGATCGCCATGGTGGCGCTGTTCATCATCGGCGGGTTGTCGGGCGTGATGCACGCCTCGCCGCCGGCCGACCTTCAGCAGACCGACACCTATTTCATCGTGGCCCACTTCCACTACGTCTTGTTCGGCGGATCGATCTTCGGGCTCACCTCGGGCGCCTACTATTGGTGGCCGAAGATGTTCGGCCGGTTGCTCGATGAGGGGCTTGGCAAAGTCCACTTCTGGCTGATGTTCGTCGGTATGAACGTCACGTTCTTCCCAATGCATATCCTTGGCCTCAACGGGATGCCTCGCCGGGTGTACACCTATCCCGAGGGCCTCAATTTCGAGTTTTGGAACCAGATCGAGACGGTGGGTGCCTTCTTGATCGCGGCGGCGTTCCTGGTGTTCATCGTCAATATCATCAAGACGTGGATGGGGCCGGCCAACGCCCCGGCCGATCCGTGGCACGGCGCCACCCTCGAGTGGTCGATTCCGTCGCCGCCGCAGGAATTCAACTTCCCGAAGCTCCCGGTGGTCGGCAGCTCGATGCCCCAGTGGGATGCTCGCCGGGCGGCTGGCGGGCATTTGCCGGAGCCGGCCCTGGTCAGCGGCGCCGACATCCCGATGCCGAATCCTTCGTACTGGCCGTTGGTTACTGCGATCGGGGTCAATTTGGTGCTCGGGAGTTTGCTATTCGTCCGACTGTGGCCGCATTGGTGGATGGCCACGATCGCGAGCGCGCTGCTGCTGTTCGTCGGCGCGTTCAAGTGGGCTTTCGAGCCGACCGGGCACTAA